A DNA window from Legionella sp. MW5194 contains the following coding sequences:
- a CDS encoding EAL domain-containing protein — translation MGNTSLIIEEAIASEVGLSNFASPHALSHAIQLMSDAIFVLDKKNKILFLNEMAAHHFLLEDPGRVLGQTLQKAISMRQLGPKQLFTELAHHCHETQKGVPQQFTWVEETDNHRPNLAFNVMVSTLMVDKEPNVLIKLVDITESKMLEWVLRSLAEISNHGGINDVIDDVTKLASDAFSADHACVDLIDSDDIAHSVSYYYRGIKRKNVSYALEDTPCKEVKESKSIHHFDGDVQERFPKDILLQEMSINSYIGGPLLNSEGAVVGLLVLLSEKRIILNHHSKTLFRLLSERICLEIERLLSQRKLQFLASIPQQDPNPVFRIQYDGNILYSNSSGREILDYWYKGSAKLPLKLQDACLKAKQKCDVVRMEMEVKDKMYLFTVVWIQDFDQINVYATDITELKMAQQKMRDLASYDPLTNVGNRQFFETTLDQWIDKAKKNKEELALLLIDVDNFKTINDTLGHHVGDQLLRNLAKRMSGCIRKTDFIARLGGDEFVVLLKLTEQTDIEKIASKINQALSTPFEIGEYHLETGCSIGICYYPTGGQSASELLRNADTAMYRAKKNGKNQYTIFSNATYNEINSRLILLKRDLRQSIAKNEFYIDYQPLFDLNTNEIVSYEAFIRWRHPKKGLISPSEFIPLAEQTGCIQSLGYWTIQRALKDFAATIAPLSDAKIALNIALSQLNDQYFIDNLCDSLLKANIPARSVILDIAEQISSLQYRHLDANLEALRSEGICLSLDNFGTEHSNVSRLLETPFDYVKIDHSLLHSLALEPKRSAFISGLIDFAHKLELTVIQKGVENAEQNQLLKQLGCRYAQGFYYCRPLPIETLKIFINDYNNNYQA, via the coding sequence ATGGGTAACACGAGTCTCATCATTGAGGAAGCGATTGCTTCTGAAGTTGGTTTAAGCAATTTTGCGTCCCCTCACGCTTTATCGCACGCCATTCAATTAATGAGCGACGCTATTTTTGTCCTTGATAAAAAAAACAAAATCCTCTTTCTTAATGAAATGGCCGCTCATCATTTTTTACTTGAAGATCCAGGCCGGGTATTGGGACAAACCTTACAAAAAGCGATTAGTATGAGGCAGTTGGGACCGAAACAACTGTTTACCGAATTAGCTCACCATTGCCATGAAACGCAAAAAGGCGTGCCGCAGCAATTTACCTGGGTAGAGGAAACCGACAATCATCGTCCTAATCTTGCGTTTAATGTCATGGTCAGCACGCTGATGGTTGACAAGGAACCCAATGTCCTGATTAAGCTGGTGGACATCACCGAATCGAAAATGCTTGAGTGGGTTTTACGCTCCCTGGCTGAAATTTCCAACCACGGCGGCATCAACGACGTGATTGATGATGTGACCAAACTGGCTTCCGATGCCTTCAGTGCCGATCATGCCTGCGTCGATTTGATCGACAGCGACGACATTGCCCACAGCGTCAGTTACTATTATCGCGGCATCAAACGCAAAAATGTGTCCTATGCACTGGAGGATACCCCCTGCAAGGAAGTGAAGGAATCCAAAAGCATCCATCATTTTGATGGGGACGTGCAGGAGCGGTTTCCCAAAGACATTTTATTGCAGGAAATGAGCATCAACTCCTACATTGGTGGCCCGCTGCTCAACTCCGAAGGCGCCGTCGTTGGCTTGCTGGTGTTGTTATCGGAAAAACGAATTATCCTTAATCACCACAGCAAAACCCTGTTTCGCCTGTTAAGCGAGCGCATCTGCCTTGAAATAGAACGTCTGCTGTCTCAACGTAAACTGCAGTTTTTAGCGAGTATTCCCCAACAGGATCCTAACCCGGTATTCCGCATTCAATACGATGGCAATATTCTCTACAGCAACAGTTCCGGACGGGAAATACTGGATTACTGGTACAAAGGATCAGCAAAATTACCCTTGAAACTTCAGGACGCTTGCCTTAAAGCCAAGCAAAAATGCGATGTGGTGCGCATGGAAATGGAAGTCAAAGACAAAATGTACCTGTTTACTGTAGTCTGGATTCAGGATTTTGATCAGATAAATGTTTACGCAACAGACATCACCGAATTGAAAATGGCCCAGCAGAAAATGCGGGATCTGGCAAGTTATGATCCACTGACTAACGTTGGAAATCGGCAATTCTTTGAAACCACCCTCGATCAATGGATAGACAAAGCCAAAAAGAACAAGGAGGAGTTGGCGTTACTGTTAATTGATGTGGATAATTTTAAAACCATCAACGACACGCTGGGGCATCATGTCGGCGATCAATTGCTGAGAAACCTGGCCAAACGCATGTCGGGCTGCATCCGCAAGACGGATTTCATCGCCCGTCTCGGCGGCGATGAATTTGTGGTCCTGCTGAAACTAACCGAACAAACGGACATCGAAAAAATAGCGAGTAAAATCAATCAGGCCTTGTCGACTCCCTTTGAAATCGGCGAATACCACCTTGAAACCGGATGCAGTATCGGCATCTGCTATTACCCGACCGGGGGACAGTCAGCCAGTGAGTTGTTGCGCAATGCCGATACGGCAATGTACCGGGCCAAGAAAAACGGCAAGAATCAGTACACTATTTTTTCCAACGCAACGTACAATGAAATCAACAGCCGTCTCATTTTGCTGAAACGTGACCTTCGCCAATCCATTGCCAAAAACGAGTTTTACATTGATTATCAACCCCTGTTTGATTTAAATACCAATGAAATTGTCAGTTATGAGGCGTTTATCCGCTGGCGCCATCCGAAAAAAGGCTTAATTTCCCCCAGCGAATTTATTCCCCTGGCTGAACAAACCGGCTGCATTCAATCCTTAGGTTATTGGACCATCCAGCGGGCTTTAAAGGATTTTGCCGCCACCATCGCCCCGCTTTCCGATGCTAAAATTGCCTTGAATATCGCCTTGTCGCAACTCAACGATCAGTATTTCATTGATAATCTCTGCGACAGCCTGCTCAAAGCCAATATCCCGGCCCGCTCGGTGATTCTTGACATTGCTGAACAAATTTCAAGCCTGCAATACCGGCATCTCGATGCCAACCTTGAGGCCCTGCGGTCAGAGGGAATCTGTTTAAGCCTGGATAACTTTGGTACGGAACACTCCAACGTGTCCCGCCTGCTGGAAACGCCGTTTGATTATGTCAAGATCGATCACAGCCTGCTGCACTCTCTGGCACTTGAACCCAAACGAAGTGCATTCATCAGCGGGTTAATTGATTTTGCCCACAAGCTTGAGCTGACGGTGATTCAAAAAGGTGTTGAAAACGCTGAGCAAAATCAACTACTGAAACAATTGGGTTGCCGTTATGCGCAGGGCTTTTATTATTGCCGTCCCCTTCCGATTGAAACACTTAAAATTTTCATTAATGATTACAATAACAACTACCAGGCTTAA
- a CDS encoding L,D-transpeptidase produces the protein MKKITMALVMFLSAISSHAAPYYGTGLCAYPQYQCIKVTSGQSWEKLFPDEQQRDIVQRINRTYNHLWAGKEIAVPRNLANKTLLDFAPFPLKIKAEGNKQIIVDQDKLAWAAYDADGRLVKWGPISSGRDKCSDSNNSCRTLTGIFYFFSKENEKCRSGVFPIGRGGAKMPYCMYFHKGFAMHGSDDIPGYRASHGCVRMFTRDALWMNHEFVDVSNDKTGFLGTKVTVRPILDSTSGKAQ, from the coding sequence ATGAAAAAAATAACGATGGCTCTGGTAATGTTTTTATCGGCGATATCCTCTCACGCAGCGCCCTATTACGGGACCGGATTATGTGCTTATCCTCAATACCAATGCATTAAAGTGACCTCCGGGCAAAGCTGGGAAAAACTCTTCCCGGATGAACAGCAGCGTGATATCGTTCAACGCATAAACCGCACGTACAATCACCTCTGGGCCGGCAAGGAGATTGCCGTACCCCGCAATCTGGCCAACAAAACCCTGCTTGACTTTGCGCCTTTCCCCTTGAAAATCAAGGCAGAAGGCAATAAACAGATTATCGTGGATCAGGACAAACTCGCCTGGGCCGCTTACGACGCCGATGGTCGTCTGGTGAAATGGGGTCCCATTTCGTCAGGTCGCGACAAATGCTCAGACAGCAACAACTCCTGCCGCACCTTAACCGGGATCTTCTATTTCTTCAGCAAGGAAAATGAAAAATGCCGTTCCGGGGTTTTCCCTATCGGCCGTGGCGGGGCCAAAATGCCTTACTGCATGTATTTTCACAAAGGATTTGCCATGCACGGTTCCGATGACATACCCGGCTACAGAGCAAGTCACGGCTGCGTTCGCATGTTCACTCGCGATGCCTTGTGGATGAATCATGAGTTTGTAGACGTATCCAATGATAAAACCGGGTTTCTGGGGACTAAAGTAACAGTCAGACCTATTTTGGATAGCACAAGCGGGAAAGCGCAATGA
- a CDS encoding endopeptidase IV: MKTITKYATMIVCLGLSAPGLSMTAEEKVDKDNRNPPGCLDTGYQFELKALHLLPEAAGAKQSLYFFFNTLSQKINLYQMRDDESSRSLYLNHAINSRQWAALSSTEKEVKFICTVDDPKLRYGRVVDCSQSVRICEYTTVKYGLNNKGNFWLVKSNSRNAAVREVVRYGIIPAMTM; this comes from the coding sequence ATGAAAACAATAACCAAGTACGCGACAATGATAGTGTGTCTGGGATTATCTGCCCCAGGTCTGTCCATGACTGCCGAGGAAAAGGTGGATAAAGACAACCGGAACCCTCCGGGCTGCCTTGATACCGGCTACCAGTTTGAATTGAAGGCCCTGCATCTTTTGCCGGAAGCCGCTGGTGCCAAGCAATCCCTGTATTTTTTCTTTAACACCCTGTCACAGAAAATTAACCTCTATCAGATGCGCGATGATGAGAGCTCAAGGAGCCTTTATTTAAATCATGCCATCAATAGCCGGCAGTGGGCGGCGCTTTCGAGCACTGAAAAGGAAGTGAAATTCATTTGTACGGTGGATGATCCCAAGCTTCGTTATGGCCGTGTCGTGGATTGCAGCCAAAGCGTGAGGATTTGCGAATACACCACAGTGAAATATGGCTTGAATAACAAAGGGAACTTTTGGTTGGTAAAAAGTAATTCAAGGAATGCGGCTGTCAGAGAAGTTGTCAGGTATGGCATCATTCCTGCAATGACAATGTAA
- a CDS encoding tetratricopeptide repeat protein: MKSLVPWFCLVAATGSQALWAEEGLLNYRQGNYFVAGKNLTPQIGKDPVADYYMARMRLYGFGELKNDNLALRYFLQSAEKGFLPAQQLMAHYYLIKENNPEKALYWFKKAAAGGDIQAQLYSSAAYLFGYGTPKNSDTARRYAIDAAKKGNALAQYALGLEFSSSRDHRNKKLGAIWLNKAAENGNVNALVKLAELYANGMGVVKDVNKAEELLQRAAAQNDLNAMLALGNFAKKANNPGLAKTWYEKAAAESNADAQFALAQLYLDEKSGLYDGKVGFMWMLRAAQNDKADAQAGLSALYKEGKVVGADSQLAEQWQAQAAATRLKEQQTPAQLLVARWLSNGKADNFAASNYNLGGIYNAWQNPMALKENNYNQYPRMDEVTRQSLYKPKFKLANPQDIAISEYFDVLAPMLSGNEANDWSFKRYPINRQIQALKDSEAFALKHPKQFSVAKGVVPYPVPAEIPTFDYVGHLTHGWEHQANYQSVLTQLYDQAILGESDAQYEIGQLYQYGIAVAKNPQQAVVYFELAASQQDVRAEYNLGILYLEGQTDPVDYQKGIDWMTDAAFKGNPYAQYALANIYEKGFKDPQGNLVVQPDHQQAMAMYYLASSNQFGEAQYRLADYLVKENNAGLSVAARQNRNQLIKRLLQGAAKQGVAEAVLPLAFYHAMDADPAKQKQAFETARREADAGNPEAALLLAILYERGISVPKNPIESRYWYQKASLNPVTAFILGTYYVEGQGFNKDVDKGRALLQQAANAGFSYANLNLAILKKQAGESFLPELDKARQQNNSLAGLLLADYFLEKADNPDNMKQARDIYQHFADKGDKDAQLKLAYLYDRGLGGEANAQLAEQLYTASAEQGQPVAQYLLGQFYQMGRGGLKPDYAKAKQWYTAAKKSFAPAAVALGFVYDTVDDDYLNAADNYQQAANRDNIRGMFNLGLVYEYGKGQPVNYDKAELLYLHAAEKGYSPAMNQLAGIYFRGDKGKRDEQKALYWYKKAAELGDRDANYQLGLLSETGVATKLDFGDAVRFYQQSSDLGNAKAKMALARMYQYGLGVEKDINHAGDLYKELAANNNAYAQYRLAMLYLDGALGEKMPERGKQLLKEASNNGSQQAQKVLQWLDAQQATRVSFIEPVILNNAPVLAGQTADLMYLDALSEWNRGDETLSRMILNRLMSQFPHYIPAKRAYEQLNQQNQISIFG; this comes from the coding sequence ATGAAATCACTGGTGCCATGGTTTTGTCTGGTTGCTGCAACAGGAAGTCAAGCCCTGTGGGCTGAGGAAGGCTTGCTCAACTACCGTCAGGGGAATTATTTCGTTGCCGGCAAAAATTTAACGCCCCAGATCGGTAAAGACCCGGTTGCCGATTATTACATGGCACGCATGCGGCTCTATGGTTTTGGTGAATTAAAAAATGACAATCTTGCCCTGCGTTATTTCCTGCAGTCAGCTGAAAAAGGCTTTCTTCCGGCCCAGCAGCTCATGGCCCATTATTACCTGATTAAAGAAAACAATCCGGAAAAAGCCCTTTACTGGTTTAAAAAAGCCGCCGCTGGTGGCGACATCCAGGCACAACTTTACAGCTCGGCTGCCTACCTTTTTGGTTACGGGACCCCAAAGAATTCCGATACAGCCCGCCGTTACGCCATTGACGCAGCCAAAAAAGGCAATGCGCTGGCTCAGTATGCCCTGGGACTTGAATTCTCAAGCAGTCGTGATCATCGCAATAAAAAACTGGGCGCTATCTGGCTCAACAAGGCAGCAGAAAACGGCAATGTGAATGCCTTAGTCAAACTGGCTGAACTGTATGCCAATGGCATGGGGGTTGTTAAAGACGTCAACAAGGCAGAGGAACTGTTACAACGGGCTGCGGCTCAAAATGATTTAAATGCCATGCTGGCCTTGGGCAATTTCGCTAAAAAAGCCAACAACCCTGGCTTGGCGAAGACCTGGTATGAAAAAGCCGCAGCCGAGAGCAATGCGGATGCACAGTTTGCGCTGGCCCAATTATACCTCGATGAAAAAAGCGGTTTGTACGATGGCAAAGTCGGTTTTATGTGGATGCTCAGGGCCGCGCAAAACGACAAGGCGGATGCCCAGGCTGGTCTTTCTGCCTTATATAAAGAAGGTAAAGTGGTGGGGGCTGACAGCCAGTTGGCCGAGCAATGGCAGGCGCAGGCTGCCGCTACACGATTGAAAGAGCAACAAACGCCAGCGCAGTTGTTGGTGGCCAGATGGTTAAGTAATGGCAAAGCGGACAATTTTGCGGCCAGCAATTACAATCTGGGCGGCATTTACAACGCCTGGCAAAACCCTATGGCCCTAAAGGAAAACAACTACAATCAATACCCGCGAATGGACGAGGTGACACGCCAATCGCTCTACAAACCAAAATTCAAACTGGCCAATCCTCAGGACATTGCCATCAGTGAATATTTTGATGTGTTGGCGCCGATGTTAAGCGGCAATGAAGCCAATGACTGGTCATTCAAGCGCTACCCCATTAACCGCCAGATTCAGGCCTTGAAAGACAGTGAAGCCTTTGCCCTTAAACACCCAAAACAATTCAGCGTGGCCAAGGGGGTCGTGCCTTACCCTGTTCCCGCAGAAATACCCACGTTTGATTACGTTGGACATCTGACTCACGGCTGGGAGCACCAGGCCAATTATCAGTCCGTGTTAACGCAATTGTATGATCAAGCCATTCTGGGTGAGTCCGATGCCCAATATGAGATAGGCCAGCTCTATCAGTACGGTATTGCTGTGGCTAAAAATCCCCAACAGGCCGTTGTTTATTTCGAGCTGGCGGCGTCCCAACAGGACGTGAGGGCGGAGTACAATCTCGGTATACTTTATCTTGAAGGGCAAACTGACCCGGTTGATTATCAGAAAGGAATCGACTGGATGACCGATGCCGCCTTCAAAGGCAACCCTTATGCCCAATACGCACTGGCCAATATTTATGAAAAAGGGTTTAAGGATCCCCAGGGCAATCTGGTGGTACAACCGGATCATCAACAGGCCATGGCCATGTATTATCTGGCGTCATCCAATCAGTTCGGCGAGGCGCAATACCGGCTGGCGGATTACCTGGTGAAGGAAAACAATGCCGGATTAAGCGTGGCGGCCAGGCAAAACCGTAATCAGTTAATTAAACGCTTATTGCAGGGCGCTGCCAAACAGGGTGTCGCTGAAGCGGTGTTGCCGCTCGCCTTCTACCATGCCATGGATGCTGATCCGGCCAAACAAAAACAGGCTTTTGAAACAGCGAGACGTGAGGCGGATGCGGGCAATCCTGAAGCCGCGTTGTTGCTGGCTATCCTCTATGAGCGCGGCATTTCCGTGCCTAAGAACCCCATCGAATCACGCTACTGGTATCAAAAAGCGTCGTTAAATCCCGTAACGGCTTTCATTCTGGGTACCTATTACGTGGAAGGGCAGGGTTTTAACAAGGACGTGGACAAAGGACGGGCCTTGCTGCAGCAGGCAGCAAACGCCGGTTTTTCCTACGCTAATCTGAACCTGGCCATCCTTAAGAAACAGGCCGGTGAATCCTTTCTTCCGGAACTGGATAAGGCGAGGCAGCAGAATAATAGCTTAGCCGGGTTGCTCCTGGCGGATTATTTCCTTGAGAAAGCCGATAATCCGGACAACATGAAACAAGCGCGTGATATTTATCAACATTTTGCCGATAAAGGCGACAAGGACGCGCAGCTGAAACTGGCTTACCTGTATGACCGCGGCCTGGGTGGAGAAGCCAATGCGCAATTGGCAGAGCAGCTTTATACGGCCTCGGCTGAGCAGGGGCAACCGGTGGCACAATACTTGTTGGGGCAATTTTATCAAATGGGACGCGGCGGTTTAAAGCCGGATTATGCCAAAGCCAAACAATGGTATACCGCAGCGAAAAAATCATTTGCTCCGGCGGCAGTGGCTTTAGGATTCGTCTACGACACGGTGGATGATGATTACCTGAATGCAGCCGACAATTATCAACAGGCCGCTAACCGCGACAATATCCGTGGGATGTTTAATCTTGGTCTGGTGTATGAGTACGGTAAAGGCCAACCGGTCAATTACGACAAGGCTGAACTCCTTTATCTGCATGCGGCCGAAAAAGGATACAGTCCGGCCATGAATCAGCTGGCGGGAATCTATTTCCGCGGCGATAAAGGCAAACGCGATGAGCAAAAAGCCTTGTATTGGTATAAAAAAGCGGCTGAACTGGGCGACAGGGATGCCAACTACCAGCTGGGGTTGTTGTCTGAGACCGGCGTAGCGACCAAACTGGATTTTGGCGATGCAGTCCGGTTTTATCAGCAGTCGTCTGATCTCGGCAACGCCAAGGCCAAAATGGCGCTGGCACGCATGTACCAGTATGGGCTAGGGGTTGAGAAAGACATAAATCATGCCGGTGATTTATACAAAGAATTAGCGGCCAATAACAATGCCTATGCTCAATACCGGTTGGCCATGCTGTACCTGGACGGAGCTCTGGGTGAAAAAATGCCAGAAAGAGGGAAACAACTGCTTAAAGAAGCCAGCAATAATGGCAGCCAGCAGGCCCAAAAAGTGCTGCAATGGCTTGACGCACAGCAGGCGACCCGCGTCAGTTTCATTGAACCCGTTATTTTAAACAATGCGCCGGTTCTGGCGGGGCAAACCGCTGATTTAATGTACCTCGATGCGTTAAGCGAGTGGAACCGCGGGGATGAAACCTTGTCGCGTATGATTCTTAATCGGTTAATGAGCCAATTTCCCCACTACATTCCAGCCAAACGGGCCTATGAACAGTTGAACCAACAAAACCAGATCAGTATTTTTGGTTGA